The Elaeis guineensis isolate ETL-2024a chromosome 3, EG11, whole genome shotgun sequence region GATTtgacttgtttaggactcttaaacctaattagattaagtttaaactctgtttaagccttttaaaaaggcctgtgacgaaacagaggAGAGTGTGGttcgttttctcgccgccgtacgaacccgagaagagagagagaggggcgagagcgctgtgagagaggagcaggaggctcctgacagcggtcgccaggctcttcaggggttcaggggggtctccaagagagagagagcttttgtgagggaaattcagatgagagagaattgggtgtacaagggttgagggtgagtctcctcttgtaaaattttttttcatagtgaagtttgcatgccccgtggaggcgagcccttttgtgctgatccacgtattttgattatttttccttttgttttgtttcttctttcttcctgctgcatcgcgtggtactgaaaggatcttggaggtggtgtcctgaccagacatccacccaacagactGTTTGTTTAGACATAAATGCTCGTCTGTTTCTAAAATAGCCTCAAATGCCATGAATCTATTCAATGAACGGTCAGTACTTTGCAAGCAATCTGTATTGCCGGAGTTTGGAAGAGTTTGGAAAGTTGTTAAAAGATTTGAAACGGGCTTGTAAATCCTCTCTTAGTTCTGGACTACCTTTTTGTTTTTTTCATTGGTGTTATGTTTAATTTGGTTCTTCTTATCATCTTCTGTTTTCGGATCTGTTTTTTTGACCTTTTCGCCACTTAAAATTCTGTTCAGACCTGTTTTCCCCTTGGCACCTGTAATTTTGCGTTCAGACCTATAATTCTCTTCACATCTGTAATTTTCTAATGCTTAAATAAATTTGGTGGCTTTTTCTGCCTTCATTACCATCAAAAATAGATATCAGGCCATCAGCTGTACCTACGACTTGTTTTTTAAGTCTGGCCATTCATGGGCCAGTCCAACATTGGTTGGGTATTGCCATCCAGTTTGAGACCATCTTCTCGGAATCTCAACAATAGGAGGCGGAtttcttttaccaaaaaaaataaaagaggcgGATTTGGTGTCGTGCATGTATTAAGCACCTTCTTTTGACGCAAAAAGTTGTTATTACATTGATATTATCGATGTCATCTAGTCCCTTACCTTTCTTTCATTTGGTAAGCATGTTATTCTCACCCTTAGTTGGCACATGTTGTATGGATACGTTGGAGATGAGACACATCCATGGCTCGCTAAAGTGAACGAATATATGTTGGAAATGATGAAATAATATTTAACATGCTTTGCAGGCGACGTCGGCTAAAGCTTTGGTAAATTGTGAGATTTAGGGCATTTTGGTAGTCTTCACATTTGTCAATGGTGGGCTTCCATTATGCACCACAAGAAGTGACAGCTGAACTGATAACGCTTGGAATGGACACCCTTTTCCTTTTTGATGTTGCAGGGCATTAATATTAGGCCCTAATGTCCGAGCAATTGCAATCCATGGGACCAACGAGCCGTTCGTTCCTTTCATGACCTAATGAGTACATGTACATGAAAAATTGGCTTACCACGAAATACAGATAACTGCTCCACCTTGACTAATTCTGTTGGCTACTCAATTAGGGGAGTAAATTGGCCAAACCCGAGCTAACTCATTTCTTTTTCAAGCCCAATGGCCCTTATATTAGATATGGTTAGATCCTGAGGTCTTGAAGATCCCGTACACACCTTCCGAGTTAATTTTCccccaaaaaaatttagaattgtatctttatatatatatgtatggaatATATTTTCTGGTGCAAATTATATTAGCCTCTAATAAACAAATTTAAAAATCTCTCTATTTATAATGGATAACAAAATAATATGTGACATGCTATTTGATTAATTAATATTATCTTGAGCTTAATCAAAATGAGTTTGAGCAAGCCAAGCTGAATTTTGATTCCAGTACTTATTTACTAACTGAATTGGTCAAATACAAGCCAAATTTTGAATATAACACAAGCTGCTCATAGACGATTCACTTGTGGACAGCCCTAGGCATCATCTCAGCCTCAATCATCTCCTACATTTTCTACAATATTTCAAATTTTGTTACTTCTTACAACCAGCCTTAGTCAGCTTTCTTACATGCACCATTTTTCTAACAATTAAAAATGGATAAATAAATACAGCTACAAACTGTGTTCACAACTCAAACTTGAATCCAAGACTTCATCCATGAGACCAAGAATTTGGAATCGCTAGATTGAGCACTAGCAGCTAGCTTAGATAGATAGAGTTCAGTGGACGTAATAGGAGACCTTAGTCAACCACCAATCAGTATCACCACTAGCTAGAGGTCGCTTTACCTAATGAAGGAACCCTATCACCCGCCAAGCAGAATGTGAATGCTGTGGTTTTCTAAGACGACCCGTGGTCCTTCGACGGATTGTTCTTTTGATGCCAAACACCTCCCTTTTCCTTTCTTTATCACGGCGTGCATCACAGGTTGTACAACTAATTAATTAGCTAGTGACTTTGTAGCTTTCGATGGAAAACAGATCCAGGACGCAAGGAGCTTCCCTTATTGTTAAGATAAAAGATTATTTATAATGCAGTAATAAAGAACCGGAAGGACAAAATAAGAGTATGAGATAGCGGAATATCGCAAGAAGATGCTGCTGAATACAGAGagatttcttaccaaaaaaatatacaaaGATGCGGAATTAATAGAGAGGGACAGCACAGAACATGTCCGGCAATTGCTAGACGAGGACGGCCTATTGACTCAAGTCGTCCCAACGACTCGTTCCTTGTTTTTTATGTTTTTCCCCCGTCAATGAAGGCGGCTTGACTTGACTAAAGGGCACCCTGTGACGTCGGGTCCGCATCCAACGACCCACGTGAAGTCTGCTTACGTGAGGCTGGGAGGTTACTCCTCACAGCAAACACCTATTTTCCCTCAACTCGAGGTCGCCAAGCGAGCAGAGAAATGCGGGAGACTTGGACTTGGATGTCATGGCATTAATAGATTGCGCGTCATGTGTAGTCATGGAACTGAGGCAATTGTTAGTCCATGCAGTAAATGCTAACACGTCATATCGGGGATCATGCGCTGCTGTGCATGCATTGACCGGAGACCGTGAGAAAAATAGACCTGGGAGATCGATCTGACAGAGTGATACTTGATATGCACCACACCATCTTGAGAAATAGCTGCAATGATTATCCTTAGCGGGCAGCGAAAAGATCtgttattttatgaataaatattataaaaaattatttaatttttttattaatcaatttatttatatttttatattttttaaaataataaattatattttataggtaatatttatttataaaataaaaaaatatttatttagatgatgattaaattattttttcatcaatcaaaaaaatatttttttaattcattcctaatatatTTTTAaccaaataataatatattaatataatataatatataatagtatttatataataaaaagtaCTATAGTAAATATGAATAGATGATAGTAgcttattcatgaaattagtaatataaaaaaatatggataacaaatttttgaatcattttttaatatataaaaaaatataaataaattattttttatttaaatattatttaaaatatatttatttaaaaatatattttttttataaattttttatccataaaaaaaaaaatcatactttaAACCTCCCTTGATCCATATCCATGGGTATCGATTTACTCGTGTAAGTTCTCATCTCCTTTGAAAGCCAAAAATTTTGTGAGCTTCAATTTCAAATCAAAAGATTAAAATAGGTTAGTGAGTAAAAAGATGGGCCTTAATGTCTTATTTTCATATCATTaagtttttaaaattaattatatttttagtttATCAAAATtagcatattttttaaaataatttttgaagttcaaaaatttaaaatttattttttttaatttttgaatcattttaatatgatcttttcttcaaattctaGGATAATCAATACTTACGTGATAAAAATAGAtgcttatatgataaaaattatataaatagagaTGACATGGCATTGATCAAGATGATGTGCATATAGCTAAGATGCGACataatagataaaaatttttattttgatataccATATATATAATGATGTGATATATAGACGATGATATTActacattataatttttttaaaaaaatatctaatcacCGAGTGCTTATCATCATCTATATCATATAGATGATGATGTAGCATATAGATGATAACGTAGTATTAGATAATGATGTAGCATATTACTGGTAATGTGGCATATattgtgaaaattttttatccaaacaTATCCAATTGCTGGAGTACCACATCATTATTTATgcatcataaattatatttttaatcctTCAAATTTCACACATATTTTTTATAGTCCctatcattttaaaaaaaaaactctaattaAGTCATTTAATTTTCAATCATGATTTAATTTAAACTAATATGATTTGGACAATTAAACTAATATGAAgagataaaatatatattaaaaattaaaaaatattaataatatattacaatattgTTGATTCTATTTCATTATCAATCATATCTTTAATCTTCTCTTTTACATGCGTAACtaacaaagaaaaaaaactacATCATCATGACTCGTGTATAATACCCCATCACACGTTATTCATCTAACCTTCTATTCCATTTCTTGATCCTATTTTTTGCTAGAATACAAAAGTAATTTTTGCTAAAACACCATCGATCTGAACTCAAAAAGAATAAAAAGTAAAAgaggataaataaaataaaaaaatatttctacttttAATTCATTTGTTCTCTTAGCTAATCCATTATACTTCGATCGAAGCAAATGTTTGAGATCTTTAGTTGCACACACCACGATTGTTGACCCATTCTTTGTCAAGAAGAAACTTGATAATGGTAGTGGGCTTGACAACGATGAAATTGTGAAAGCCATGTAAGGATCTATATCCGTGTGTATTTAATTTGACATCAGTTATTCGATGGAAAGATCTTAGGtacttacaaaataaaaaaatcaaataatatcttCCAGTTAATATTTGTAGATGAGATCCTATACTATGATAAATGGTATTGGAGTTGACCTAGCTCATAGCCCATATGCACTAGAAACATTATAGCATGAGTTTATTAGAATTGACCACGGTCCATCGTGGTGTTTATGAATAGATTTATATGAATTTGAACCCTTAGTATAGCAAAGATGCTAAGAAGCATTTATTTAGTTTTACATTAGTTATTCACTGAAAAGAGCTTAGATATTTATATAGGACTAAGGAACTTAAATAATATCTTCCGACTAATTTTTTTTGGTTGAGATCTAAAATCGTGAAATATCAAACCTGCATAACTCTCTATCATCACTGTCATAGCCATGATGATAGAATTCAAATCCCTAAATTTGATCTATTTCGAACAATTTTTAAGTCGAAACTTAACCTCTTTATTTTGAACACCGCTGCCATCTCTAACTTTTTAAATGCATCTATTGACTCACTCAGCATCAAAATCATCATCTGCCCTACTGCTAGGTTAGAAAGACTAAATTAAATCACACATGAAAATCAAATgacctaataaatttttttaaattataaggatcatataaaaatatttataaaatttacaagatcaaaaatataatttatgatacATAAATAATGATGTGGCATATAAGTGATGCCATGATATATGGATGATCACATAATACTTGGTGATTAGAGACTTTTGGATAAAGAATTATATAGCACATACCAAGTCATCATTTATACatcatatcataaaaataaaaatttttatttgttatGCCACATCATCTATGCGATGTAACTTTGACTAATGTCATAACATCTCTATTCCGATAATTTTTACAATATAAGTACTAATTATCGTCAGTTGTTTCCATAAAAAATTGTCAAAATCTGGAGGAATGATCATATTAAAATGGTTCAGAAATTTGGAAAACCAAAGTCTAGCTTTTTGAACTTCAGAGATCATTTTGCACAACTGTGCTAAATTTTATGgactaaaaatataattaatccaACATTTTATTAACAATGACATCCTCCAATTAGACCCAATGTGAATATcatttagttttaataaaaataatgtcaatcaattctccatcaagCATTCGACATTAGTTATGAAATAAAATGATGATTGTTACGACATGTTACTAATGCTGTAGCCTGTTATGATGAAAAGATTTGTTTTTTTTGGTTTCATCATTGTttacaaaataaaataatatttcacaTTAACtgaaaattagcaataaaatatCATCCAATAGCTGTTGCTGTTTAGATTATACAGCACCCGGTGAAACAAGAAAAAGCCAATTTAGACATGCGGCACAACGAGAACCTTCAAAATCATTACAGGACTTCTGCTAACAGTGTAGCTACCGTTATTTCAAAGGACACCGTTGTCTCCAAATGACCCAGATTCGCGTCATGGTAGATGCCGGATTTCGATTAAATATTAGAACGTGAATAATTGAGAAGAGTGCATCTTGATGGCCTGAATACGAGATCTGAAAGTGAGTCTTCTGACCGTCGATGATGTTAGAATGGCGTATTCATCGTTGAATTCGCCCATATAATGAGAAAGAAACAGCCACTCATTCAAATTCGAtttcaaattaaatattttttaataaaaaataagattttatgatCGCATTCAAGAAAAGTAGCTGCACCGGATTGCTCTCTTTCGACTCCCATTTTATTtaccaaaaagaagaggacaccaTTGTCTCTCGGTACAAATTGGTAGACACGTAGACGCCTACCATGGCCACCAGTGTAATGGGATGTTATCCAACTCATCGACCGTGCCGTATGGCTTAGGACCCAGAAAGTAACGATTGACAAGTGCCACTCTGCCGCCTGGATCCACTAAATCGACCCTTAAAACCCTTTTTACCCCCCACCAATCCCCGTCATAATTACCGCTACTTTCACTTCCACGAACCACTATATAAAGATCACCGACCATCCATCATGTGATGGACGGTACGCGCGATGCACCGCAACGTGCGGTGCGTCGCGAGTACGGCAGGGAACCCGGGCTCTATATAAAGCACCGACAACCGGTTGTTTTTCAGGCAACCCCAAAGTGGGAACATCAATGGCGGCGAAGTCCAGCTGTCCATGCACCCCCACTCCTCACTCCATCCCCCTTCTCCTCCACGTACTTCCCTTCCTCCTCCTTTCCTCCTCTCTCCTTCCAAGATCCACGTCCCAAAGTACATCCCAGGAAGACGAGAAACGAACTCTCCTTAAGATAAAGGCCGACTGGGGAAACCCTTCCAATCTCAGCTCCTGGAATAACTCTGCCGCCAATTATTGCAACTGGCCTGGAATCCGCTGCGCCGATGGCTTCGTTACTGAGATATCCCTTGGATATCAAGGACTGGCAGAACCGATTCCTCCGGCCGTTTGTGACCTCAAAAACCTCTCTTATCTCGATCTCTCTTGCAACAATCTCACCGGACCCTTCCCCACCGCTCTCTACAAATGCTCCAATCTCATGCACTTGGACATCTCTCAGAACCACTTCGTCGGTGAACTCCCCACCGACATCGACCGACTGTCGCCCCGTCTCACCTATCTTTGCCTCTCTGTTAATAATTTCAGCGGCAACATTCCCGCCTCCATCGCCCGGTTTCCGGCCATCCAGTCACTGTGGCTGGACAGCAATCTCTTCAACGGCTCGTTTCCAGCGGAGATGGGCAACCTCCGTACTCTGGAGACCCTCACCCTCGCGTATAATCCCTTCGCCCCTGCGAGAATTCCTCAAGAATTTGGCAATCTAACGAGATTATGCTTCCTCTGGATGACAAAAATGAATCTTTTTGGTGAAATCCCCCATTCCCTGGGGACATTGACGGAGCTCGAGCATTTGGACTTGGCGTGGAATTCTCTGAATGGGACAATTCCCGGCTGGATCTGGAAATTGGAGAAGCTAGAGTACCTGTATCTATTTGCAAACAAATTCTCCGGCGAGATCAATGGGACGATCGGAGCCCTGGGCTTGGTCGAGCTTGACGTCTCCATAAACCAGCTGACAGGGTCCATACCAGAGGATATCGGAAAGCTCAAAAATCTCTCTATTCTATTTATGTACTACAATGGCTTATCTGGAGAGATCCCAGCCAGCATCGGACTGCTGCCCAACTTGTATGACCTCCGGCTCTTTAACAACAGTCTCACGGGAGTTTTGCCGTCAGAATTGGGGAAGCACTCCGGGCTGAGGAATCTTGAAGTCCAGTGGAACAGAATCTCCGGCGAGCTGCCCCAGCATCTCTGCGCCGGCATGAATCTGACCTCGGTGAACGTCTTCGACAACAAGTTCACCGGTCAGGTGCCAGCCTCTCTCGGGGATTGCTCGACGCTAAATAACATTCAGCTCTACAGGAATGGATTCTCCGGCGACTTCCCCTCTGGAATCTGGTCGGCTACTTACCTGACCACCGTCATCATCCACGACAACTCCCTTTCCGGCACTCTTCCTGACGAGCTCCCGTGCAATCTAACACGGTTAGAGATGGAAAACAATAGATTCTCCGGCAAGATTCCGTCGTTGGCGAAGAATCTGTTGGTGTTCAAGGCGGGCAACAATTTGTTCTCCGGCGAGTTCTCGGCGACACTAGCGGGCATGTCCCGGCTCCAGATCCTCTCTCTTGGTGGTAACCAGATCTCGGGCTTGATCCCGTCGGCGGTCTCGATGTTGACGTCCCTCGCCACTCTTGACCTCAGAGACAACCGGCTCTCCGGCGAGATCCCGGCAGCGCTAGGATACCTCCCGAGTCTGACATCCCTCGACCTGTCCGGCAACCAGCTCTTCGGCACGATCCCGCCGGCTATCGGCAACCTCGAGCTCACCTTCCTCAACCTCTCCTCCAACCAACTTTCTGGCGAGATTCCGAGCTCGCTTCAGAACCAAGCCGACGAGCTTAGTTTTCTAGCAAATCCCGGCCTCTGCTCGTCCACCAACTCCATCAAGAATCTCCCCACGTGTGTATACCAATCGGGCGGCTCGAATAAGCTCTCAAGGGGACTCGTCGTCCTCCTGCTCCTTGGTACGGTCTTCTTCCTCGCCACGGTCGCGATCGGTTTCCTGATGGTGATGGAACACCGCCGAAGGAGGATGGACGGTGACGATCTCGCCTTTTGGAACCTCACGTCGTTCCACGCTCTAGATTTCACGGAGCACGACATCGTCCGCGGGCTCACCGAAAGCAACTCCATCGGGAGCGGTGGATCGGGAAAGGTCTATCGGATCGTTCCCGGCGATCGTGCCGGGGAGATCGTGGCCGTTAAAAAGATTTGGAATAGCAGAAAACTCGACTCCAAGCTGGAAAAGGAGTTCCAGGCGGAAGTGGAAATCCTGGGTTCCATTCGGCATGCCAATATTGTGAAGCTTTTGTGCTGCATCACAAAAGGCGACTCCAAGTTGCTGGTGTACGAGTACATGGAGAACGGGAGCCTGGATCAGTGGCTGCACAAGGCGCAGAGAAGAGATACTGGTTCGGGCCGTTCTAATCCATTGGATTGGCCAACGAGGCTGGGGATTGCCATCGGAGCGGCACGGGGGCTCAGCTACATGCATCACGATTGCTCTCCACCGATCATGCATCGAGATGTGAAGTCCAGCAACATACTATTGAATTCAGAATTTGGTGCCAAGATTGCAGATTTTGGTCTGGCTCGGATGCTGGTTAAAGTCGGCGAGCCCGAAAGTGTCTCAACTATAGCAGGCTCTTTCGGATATATGGCTCCAGGTAATCTTAGGTTGTACTTTGATTGTTTCTAACCAACCAACCAACCAACGTATGATGATGGTGTGCACGAGTAATTAATGCTTGTTTTGGTTGCAGAGTGCGGATATCTGAGGAAGGTCGACGAGAAAGTGGATGTATTCAGTTTTGGAGTGGTTCTTTTGGAGCTGGTAACAGGAAGGGGAGCCAATGATGGGGGCGAGCATGGATGCCTGGCTGATTGGGCATGGCACCGCGACCAGGAGGGTGGCAGGGTGATTGATATCATAGACGAGGAGATTCAAAATCCCCTGCTTTACTTGGATGAGATGGAGGTAGTCTTCATGCTAGGGCTATTCTGCACACGAAAAACGCCTTCAGACAGGCCTTCAATTAAAGAGGTATCACAAGTCCTAACAAAGTGCGACCAAAGGCGAGGGCCTCCAAATAGACTGCACCGTGAGTTTGATGCACCTCCCCTTCTACAAACCAAA contains the following coding sequences:
- the LOC140856644 gene encoding uncharacterized protein, with the translated sequence MAAKSSCPCTPTPHSIPLLLHVLPFLLLSSSLLPRSTSQSTSQEDEKRTLLKIKADWGNPSNLSSWNNSAANYCNWPGIRCADGFVTEISLGYQGLAEPIPPAVCDLKNLSYLDLSCNNLTGPFPTALYKCSNLMHLDISQNHFVGELPTDIDRLSPRLTYLCLSVNNFSGNIPASIARFPAIQSLWLDSNLFNGSFPAEMGNLRTLETLTLAYNPFAPARIPQEFGNLTRLCFLWMTKMNLFGEIPHSLGTLTELEHLDLAWNSLNGTIPGWIWKLEKLEYLYLFANKFSGEINGTIGALGLVELDVSINQLTGSIPEDIGKLKNLSILFMYYNGLSGEIPASIGLLPNLYDLRLFNNSLTGVLPSELGKHSGLRNLEVQWNRISGELPQHLCAGMNLTSVNVFDNKFTGQVPASLGDCSTLNNIQLYRNGFSGDFPSGIWSATYLTTVIIHDNSLSGTLPDELPCNLTRLEMENNRFSGKIPSLAKNLLVFKAGNNLFSGEFSATLAGMSRLQILSLGGNQISGLIPSAVSMLTSLATLDLRDNRLSGEIPAALGYLPSLTSLDLSGNQLFGTIPPAIGNLELTFLNLSSNQLSGEIPSSLQNQADELSFLANPGLCSSTNSIKNLPTCVYQSGGSNKLSRGLVVLLLLGTVFFLATVAIGFLMVMEHRRRRMDGDDLAFWNLTSFHALDFTEHDIVRGLTESNSIGSGGSGKVYRIVPGDRAGEIVAVKKIWNSRKLDSKLEKEFQAEVEILGSIRHANIVKLLCCITKGDSKLLVYEYMENGSLDQWLHKAQRRDTGSGRSNPLDWPTRLGIAIGAARGLSYMHHDCSPPIMHRDVKSSNILLNSEFGAKIADFGLARMLVKVGEPESVSTIAGSFGYMAPECGYLRKVDEKVDVFSFGVVLLELVTGRGANDGGEHGCLADWAWHRDQEGGRVIDIIDEEIQNPLLYLDEMEVVFMLGLFCTRKTPSDRPSIKEVSQVLTKCDQRRGPPNRLHREFDAPPLLQTKKDSQRESLSDADEAEGHNYLAGLL